One part of the Pyruvatibacter sp. genome encodes these proteins:
- a CDS encoding MFS transporter — MRKTVLPISVLLFTTLILYFAAGQQGILVPVRAGLEGFSDFTIGFFGTAYALGFIAGCYLIPVALTRVGHIRTFGVVAALAAVGMLAKGLLVYPEVWFVLRVVAGFAIAGAAMIIESWLNERATNENRGRVFSTYMIVYLTAVTAGQMSLVAFDPLQITMFVVAGILFILALIPTSLTLLPAPLPPGRTVLNLSRLYTLSPVGAWGAFAVGLANGAFGTLGPVYAQTIGFSTTGVAIFMSLALVAGACAQLPFGRLSDAIDRRRVIGGVSAIGAVAGIAMVMFASPGLVGYALVVGFGISAFSLYGLVVAHTNDHADPTEFVLVSGGLLLVFGIGSAVGPLIAAALITFGLQAGVFVFTALIHTLLGGYAVYRISQRKQVPDEEKDVFVATARPTSPGAAMMDPRFDDPDADAHVEEPGDPMPPGGRVSGGDAG; from the coding sequence TTGCGAAAAACTGTTCTGCCGATCAGCGTACTGCTGTTCACAACGCTCATTTTGTATTTCGCCGCCGGGCAGCAGGGCATTCTGGTGCCTGTACGCGCGGGGCTTGAGGGCTTTTCAGACTTTACCATCGGTTTTTTCGGTACGGCCTATGCGTTGGGCTTTATCGCCGGGTGCTACCTCATTCCCGTTGCGCTGACGCGGGTCGGGCATATCCGCACGTTCGGCGTTGTGGCGGCGCTGGCGGCTGTCGGTATGCTGGCAAAGGGGCTGCTGGTTTATCCTGAGGTGTGGTTTGTGCTGCGGGTGGTCGCAGGCTTTGCCATTGCCGGTGCTGCGATGATTATTGAAAGCTGGCTCAATGAGCGCGCCACAAACGAGAACCGCGGCCGGGTTTTTTCCACCTACATGATCGTCTATCTCACGGCCGTTACCGCCGGGCAGATGTCGCTTGTGGCGTTTGATCCGTTGCAGATCACCATGTTTGTTGTCGCGGGCATCCTGTTCATTCTGGCGCTCATTCCAACGTCACTCACCCTGCTGCCCGCTCCCCTGCCGCCGGGCCGCACAGTATTGAACCTGAGCAGGCTCTATACCCTGTCGCCGGTCGGCGCATGGGGGGCGTTTGCCGTGGGGTTGGCGAATGGCGCATTTGGCACGCTTGGCCCGGTCTATGCGCAGACCATCGGCTTCAGCACCACCGGCGTTGCCATTTTCATGAGCCTGGCGCTGGTAGCGGGGGCGTGCGCGCAGTTGCCGTTTGGACGGCTGTCGGATGCGATTGACCGTCGCCGGGTCATTGGCGGTGTGAGCGCCATTGGCGCGGTCGCGGGTATTGCCATGGTTATGTTTGCGTCGCCCGGCCTTGTGGGCTACGCGCTGGTCGTGGGGTTTGGCATCTCGGCATTTTCGCTTTACGGCCTTGTCGTGGCGCACACGAATGACCACGCTGATCCCACGGAGTTTGTGCTGGTATCAGGCGGGTTGCTGCTGGTGTTCGGCATCGGGTCTGCGGTGGGTCCGTTGATCGCTGCGGCGCTCATCACGTTTGGCCTGCAGGCCGGCGTCTTTGTGTTCACGGCGCTTATTCACACGCTGCTTGGCGGCTATGCTGTTTACCGCATCAGCCAGCGCAAGCAGGTGCCGGATGAGGAAAAGGATGTGTTTGTGGCCACCGCGCGGCCCACGTCTCCCGGTGCTGCCATGATGGACCCGCGCTTCGACGACCCGGATGCAGATGCGCATGTAGAGGAGCCGGGCGACCCTATGCCGCCGGGTGGGCGTGTGAGCGGGGGTGACGCAGGCTGA